A genome region from Acinetobacter lwoffii includes the following:
- the thiM gene encoding hydroxyethylthiazole kinase has protein sequence MTIMTTSTQALQQTLLDQICEAWLKLQQQQPLVHIMTNTVASNYVANIVLAAHASPAMIDNPFEAESFAKTATAISLNLGTPTTEQVQAMQLAAKTAHQLQKPWVLDPVGYGTVLRWRSGVVDQLMHSQPTILRGNASEIGALAGKQIESKGVDSTVDSADVYLQARSLLDHCECIAISGESDYIISKDYPVIQVSGGSALQPRITAMGCALGALIAAYSAVTSPALAALTAHVHFAIAGQLAFERAQQLGSFNVAFLDEIHQLNTETIRKYANFKILPESI, from the coding sequence ATGACCATTATGACGACTTCTACGCAAGCACTACAGCAAACGCTTCTGGATCAGATCTGTGAGGCCTGGTTGAAACTTCAGCAACAGCAGCCCCTGGTGCATATCATGACCAATACGGTGGCCAGCAACTATGTCGCCAATATTGTACTGGCTGCGCATGCTTCTCCGGCCATGATCGACAATCCGTTTGAAGCTGAAAGTTTTGCCAAGACTGCTACAGCGATCAGTCTGAATCTGGGTACACCGACGACAGAGCAGGTTCAGGCGATGCAGCTTGCTGCGAAAACTGCACATCAATTGCAAAAACCGTGGGTGCTTGATCCGGTCGGTTATGGAACAGTTCTGCGCTGGCGTTCTGGCGTCGTAGATCAGTTGATGCATTCCCAGCCTACGATTTTACGAGGCAATGCTTCTGAAATTGGTGCTTTGGCTGGCAAGCAGATCGAGTCCAAGGGTGTAGACAGCACAGTAGACAGTGCGGATGTTTATTTACAGGCGCGAAGTTTGCTGGATCATTGTGAATGCATCGCAATCTCCGGTGAATCTGATTACATTATTTCGAAAGACTATCCTGTGATACAGGTGTCAGGCGGTTCTGCTTTACAGCCCCGAATCACGGCGATGGGATGTGCACTCGGGGCACTAATTGCTGCCTATAGTGCAGTAACGTCCCCAGCCCTTGCTGCATTAACGGCACATGTACATTTTGCAATTGCCGGTCAATTGGCATTTGAACGTGCGCAACAGTTAGGCAGTTTTAATGTCGCCTTTCTGGATGAAATCCACCAACTCAATACTGAAACAATCCGAAAATACGCCAACTTTAAAATTCTGCCAGAATCCATTTAG